A DNA window from Daucus carota subsp. sativus chromosome 3, DH1 v3.0, whole genome shotgun sequence contains the following coding sequences:
- the LOC108214110 gene encoding potassium transporter 8, which translates to MDVEAWNRENPIKKESWRTVLTLAYQSLGVVYGDLSISPLYVFKSTFAEDIHHTESNEEIFGALSFIFWTLTIIPLLKYVFIVLRADDNGEGGTFALYTLLCRHARVSTLPNGQLADEELSEYRKDEMPADNKGFGMKLKSTLEKNRVLQKVLLILTLIGTCMVIGDGVLTPAINVFSAVSGLELFMSKHHHQYVEVPVACIILVILFFLQHYGTHRIGFLFAPIVILWLLCISTIGVYNIFYWNPHVFQALSPHYMYTFLKKTQTQGWMSLGGILLCITGSEAMFADLGHFSQLSIKIAFTFVVYPSLILAYMGQAAYLSKHHNIATDYNIGFYVSVPEKLRWPVLAIAILAAVVGSQAIITGTFSIIKQCSVLGCFPRVKIIHTSSKMHGQIYIPEINWTLMLLCLAVTIGFRDTKHISNASGLAVITVMLVTSCLMSLVIVLCWHKNIVLALCFIFFFGSIEALYFSASLVKFLEGAWVPIVLSFIFMVIMYTWHYGTQLKYEFDVQNKVSINWLLSLGPNLGIVRVRGIGLIHTELVSGIPAIFSHFVTNLPAFHQVLVFLCVKSVPVPHVRPEERFLVGRIGPKEYRFYRCIARYGYRDIHLDDVEFERDLVCSIMEFIRSERQESITGSEDSGDDEKMTVVGTSSSYFMNTRMCEEDVDFSAMTGTSDFTEIESPEIPMKKVRFLVPHSPEIDRNVREELQELMEARESGIAFILGHCYVRAKRGSSFMKKAVINVGYDFLRRNSRGPTYALSFPRASTLEVGMIYHV; encoded by the exons ATGGATGTTGAAGCTTGGAACCGTGAAAATCCGATCAAG AAAGAATCATGGAGGACAGTCTTGACTTTAGCTTATCAAAGCTTGGGAGTAGTATATGGAGATTTAAGCATTTCACCTTTGTATGTATTCAAAAGCACTTTTGCTGAGGACATTCATCATACAGAGTCTAATGAAGAGATATTTGGGGCCTTGTCTTTTATTTTCTGGACATTGACTATTATTCCATTGCTCAAGTATGTGTTCATAGTGCTAAGAGCTGATGATAATGGTGAGGGTGGGACTTTTGCTTTGTATACGCTCCTCTGCCGGCATGCCCGAGTTAGCACTTTGCCTAATGGTCAGCTCGCTGATGAGGAGCTATCTGAGTACAGGAAAGATGAGATGCCGGCTGATAACAAAGGTTTTGGAATGAAGTTAAAATCGACATTAGAAAAAAATAGAGTGTTGCAAAAGGTATTGCTCATATTGACTCTGATCGGCACTTGTATGGTCATCGGTGATGGAGTCCTTACGCCAGCTATTAATG TGTTTTCAGCTGTTTCCGGCCTAGAGCTTTTCATGTCGAAGCATCATCACCAAT ATGTCGAAGTCCCTGTTGCTTGTATCATACTggtaattttgtttttcttacaACACTATGGGACACACCGTATAGGGTTTCTGTTTGCACCCATCGTAATATTATGGCTGCTTTGCATAAGCACCATTGGAGTGTACAACATCTTTTACTGGAATCCCCATGTATTCCAAGCACTCTCTCCTCATTACATGTACACATTTCTGAAGAAGACACAGACACAAGGTTGGATGTCCTTGGGTGGGATTCTGCTATGCATAACAG GCTCAGAAGCAATGTTTGCTGATCTTGGTCACTTTTCTCAGTTGTCTATCAAG ATTGCTTTCACCTTTGTGGTTTATCCATCCTTGATCCTTGCGTATATGGGACAAGCAGCTTATCTTTCCAAACATCATAATATAGCAACTGACTACAATATTGGATTCTATGTATCAGTACCTG AGAAACTTCGATGGCCTGTTCTGGCAATAGCTATACTTGCTGCTGTGGTTGGAAGCCAAGCCATTATTACTGGGACCTTCTCAATTATTAAACAATGTTCGGTTTTGGGTTGCTTTCCAAGAGTAAAGATAATCCACACATCATCAAAAATGCATGGCCAAATCTACATTCCAGAGATTAATTGGACCTTAATGCTGCTATGTTTGGCTGTTACTATTGGCTTCAGAGACACAAAACATATTAGCAATGCATCAG GTTTAGCAGTGATTACAGTTATGCTGGTCACTTCTTGCCTAATGTCTCTTGTAATTGTTCTATGCTGGCATAAAAATATCGTATTGGCATTGtgctttatatttttctttggaTCCATTGAGGCTCTCTACTTCTCCGCTTCCCTTGTGAAGTTCCTTGAAGGAGCTTGGGTCCCAATTGTCCTCTCCTTCATCTTTATGGTAATAATGTATACTTGGCATTATGGCACACAACTAAAATATGAATTTGATGTTCAAAACAAGGTTTCCATTAATTGGCTACTCAGTTTGGGTCCTAATCTTGGAATCGTGCGGGTCCGAGGCATTGGTTTGATACACACCGAGCTTGTCTCCGGAATTCCTGCAATTTTCTCCCACTTTGTCACCAATCTCCCAGCTTTCCATcaggttctggtcttcttatGTGTCAAATCTGTTCCAGTGCCTCACGTTAGACCTGAGGAAAGGTTCCTTGTGGGAAGGATTGGTCCAAAAGAGTATCGATTTTATCGATGCATAGCACGATATGGCTACCGAGATATCCATTTGGATGATGTTGAATTTGAGAGAGATCTTGTTTGTAGCATAATGGAATTCATCCGGTCAGAGAGGCAAGAATCTATTACAGGATCAGAAGATTCTGGGGATGATGAAAAGATGACAGTTGTTGGGACATCTTCCTCATATTTCATGAATACAAGGATGTGTGAGGAGGACGTCGACTTCTCAGCAATGACTGGCACTTCAGATTTCACTGAAATTGAGTCTCCCGAGATCCCAATGAAGAAAGTGAGGTTTCTTGTACCACATAGCCCTGAAATTGACAGGAATGTTCGTGAGGAGCTGCAAGAATTGATGGAAGCAAGGGAGTCGGGGATTGCATTTATACTGGGGCACTGCTATGTAAGGGCGAAAAGGGGTTCAAGTTTTATGAAAAAAGCTGTCATTAACGTAGGATATGACTTCTTAAGAAGAAACTCCCGGGGTCCAACCTATGCACTGAGCTTTCCCCGAGCATCTACTCTAGAGGTCGGAATGATATACCATGTTTAA